A DNA window from Vidua macroura isolate BioBank_ID:100142 chromosome 28, ASM2450914v1, whole genome shotgun sequence contains the following coding sequences:
- the BAG4 gene encoding BAG family molecular chaperone regulator 4, producing MEPRTARPGPPAAAAQAMDSPYANGAYSPPYPHYASLPQARGFYCSGPPRSPYAPEPAGLYRPPSPAPAWSYGPPECPPEGSALRRQQVPGYSPPQTPGMPVPQYPYGDSSAGVTGQGPVPQPRALEDTWGPHSGYGVQPRYAWPASGHGSLYVSDSQPSWTGSGAPSHPPTWEPQGQDSVYDRPEQSPGQHSYYSDGSQRHSGPVNEHRVAKPAPSQPRVQYSAQPQLYDLAPRKPVARSQELGFKAADQPAANPAATQPEIQRILHVMGEAEQLEEEVDEFVGKKTDKSYRLLEEMLTKLLLELDSIETGGQDSVRQARKESVHRIQAILEKLERKGL from the exons gcaaTGGATTCTCCCTACGCCAACGGAGCCTACAGCCCCCCGTACCCGCACTACGCCAGCCTGCCGCAGGCACGGGGCTTCTACTGCTCGGGGCCCCCGCGCAGCCCCTACGCCCCGGAGCCCGCGGGCCTCTACCGGCCCCCGTCGCCCGCTCCCGCCTGGAGCTACGGCCCCCCGGAGTGTCCCCCCGAGGGCTCGGCCCTCCGCAGGCAGCAGGTCCCCGGCTACTCCCCGCCACAG ACCCCGGGAATGCCGGTGCCGCAGTATCCGTACGGAGACAGCAGTGCAGGGGTGACGGGGCAGGGCCCGGTGCCgcagcccagagccctggagGACACGTGGGGCCCCCACTCTGGCTATGGGGTGCAGCCTCGCTACGCCTGGCCCGCCTCGGGGCACGGCAGCCTCTACGTCTCGGATTCACAGCCATCCTGGACCGGCAGCGGggctccttcccaccctcccacctgggagccacagggacag GACTCTGTCTACGACAGACCTGAGCAAAGCCCCGGCCAGCACAGTTACTATTCTGATGGCAGCCAGCGGCACTCGGGGCCAGTGAACGAGCACAGGGTGGCCAAGCCTGCCCCGTCGCAGCCCCGGGTGCAGTACAgcgcccagccccagctctatGACCTCGCTCCTCGGAAGCCCGTGGccaggagccaggagctgggcttcAAAGCTGCTGACCAGCCCGCCGCGAATCCTGCAGCCACGCAGCCGGAGATTCAGAGGATCCTCCACGTGATGGGGGAGGCTGAACAGCTGGAGGAAGAGGTGGACGAATTTGTAGGGAAAAAGACGGATAAATCCTAccggctgctggaggagatGTTGaccaagctgctgctggagctggattCCATTGAGACTGGGGGCCAGGACAGTGTCCGGCAGGCCAGGAAAGAGTCCGTCCACAGAATTCAGGCCATACtggaaaaactggaaagaaaggGATTGTGA